In Astatotilapia calliptera chromosome 16, fAstCal1.2, whole genome shotgun sequence, one genomic interval encodes:
- the gpr18 gene encoding N-arachidonyl glycine receptor yields MDEEQIQNNPYIMTVDLNSTNMSATMKPEQGPVEYRISGLIFYCFIFVIGVMVNFTALWVFALTTKKRNSVTIHMINVALVDLTFILLLPFRMVYHHQDYWPFGDLFCRIMAAFTIFYPCMALWLFALISTDRYMAIVQPKHGKELRNVPKAVVGSVGVWVMTMGSSVPLLFSQKDPDRASNFTTCIKMQDIIHMRHDNPVNFVRLIFFFLVPICIMIGCYVVIVDNLIHGRTSKLKPKVKQKSIRIIITLIIQVLVCFVPFHVCLVVRLLGNGIDGGYSTWAVFTTFLMNLSTVLDIILYYIVSKQFQDRVISVILYRNYLRSVRRKSRHTHTGSIRSMSNMTSAMI; encoded by the exons atggatgaggaaCAGATTCAAAACAATCCATATAT TATGACAGTGGATCTAAACTCCACCAACATGTCTGCAACTATGAAGCCAGAGCAGGGACCAGTGGAGTACCGCATTTCAGGCCTGATTTTCTACTGCTTCATCTTCGTCATTGGAGTCATGGTTAATTTCACAGCTTTATGGGTGTTTGCCCTAACCACAAAGAAAAGGAACTCAGTCACTATCCACATGATAAACGTGGCACTGGTAGACCTCAccttcatcctgctgcttcctTTCAGAATGGTATACCACCACCAGGACTACTGGCCTTTTGGAGATCTTTTCTGTCGAATCATGGCAGCCTTCACCATTTTCTACCCTTGCATGGCTTTGTGGCTGTTTGCCCTGATTAGCACTGACCGTTACATGGCCATTGTCCAGCCAAAGCACGGCAAGGAGTTGAGAAACGTCCCGAAGGCTGTGGTGGGCAGTGTTGGGGTCTGGGTCATGACCATGGGCAGTTCTGTACCATTGCTCTTCTCCCAGAAGGACCCTGACCGGGCCTCTAACTTCACCACCTGCATCAAGATGCAAGACATCATCCACATGCGCCATGACAACCCCGTCAACTTTGTGCGACTTATCTTTTTCTTCCTCGTCCCCATCTGCATAATGATCGGCTGCTATGTCGTCATTGTGGACAATCTGATTCATGGCCGCACCTCTAAACTCAAACCTAAAGTAAAGCAAAAGTCCATCCGGATTATAATCACGCTCATTATCCAagtgctggtgtgttttgtgccttttcatgtgtgtttggtTGTCCGTTTGCTGGGGAACGGCATCGACGGGGGGTATAGCACTTGGGCAGTCTTCACCACATTCCTCATGAACCTAAGCACAGTCTTGGATATCATCCTGTACTACATCGTCTCCAAGCAGTTCCAGGACAGGGTGATTAGCGTGATTCTGTACAGGAACTATCTGCGGAGCGTGAGACGAAAGAGCAGGCACACGCACACAGGCAGCATCAGATCAATGAGCAATATGACCAGCGCAATGATATGA